Proteins from one Aureimonas sp. SA4125 genomic window:
- a CDS encoding iron ABC transporter permease, with amino-acid sequence MTGVLGSLGGNARHGAAARRDAGDRSPRALVGLAVLALVLAATLVVSLGVGPSGMAPARVVEVLVQGPGAVAAADPGASVIVWQIRMPRVLLGALVGASLAVAGALMQGLFRNPLADPGIVGVSSGSALAVVATIVVGERLLSAGIAGLLGVFLIPAAAFAGGLAATIALYAIATRQGRTSVATMLLAGIALAALANALTGFFVFLSDDRQLRDITFWSLGGLGGASWQKLAVSGPLMLAGILLSFLLGRGLNALVLGEAEAFHLGVSVQRLKRWAIFLVAAVTGAAVATSGVIGFVGILVPHLLRLVLGADHRFLLPGAALLGAVLIVVADMVARTIAAPAELPIGILTAAIGAPFFLWMLLRRRSHLDL; translated from the coding sequence GTGACGGGGGTTCTGGGCTCGCTCGGCGGGAACGCCCGGCACGGGGCGGCGGCGCGCCGCGACGCCGGCGACAGGTCGCCGCGGGCGCTTGTCGGCCTTGCCGTCCTGGCTCTCGTTCTCGCCGCGACGCTCGTCGTGTCGCTCGGCGTCGGCCCCTCCGGCATGGCGCCGGCGCGGGTGGTCGAGGTGCTCGTGCAAGGGCCCGGCGCCGTCGCGGCGGCCGATCCGGGCGCCTCGGTCATCGTCTGGCAGATCCGGATGCCGCGCGTGCTGCTCGGCGCGCTTGTCGGTGCCTCGCTCGCGGTGGCGGGGGCGCTGATGCAGGGGCTGTTCCGCAATCCGCTGGCCGATCCCGGGATCGTCGGCGTCTCGTCCGGCTCGGCGCTGGCCGTGGTCGCGACCATCGTCGTCGGCGAACGCCTTCTCTCGGCCGGCATCGCCGGCCTTCTCGGCGTCTTCCTCATTCCGGCGGCAGCCTTTGCCGGCGGACTGGCCGCGACGATCGCCCTCTACGCCATCGCCACGCGGCAGGGCCGGACCTCGGTCGCCACCATGCTGCTCGCCGGCATCGCCCTGGCGGCCCTGGCAAACGCGCTCACCGGCTTCTTCGTCTTCCTCAGCGACGACCGGCAATTGCGCGACATCACCTTTTGGAGCCTCGGCGGTCTGGGTGGCGCCAGCTGGCAGAAGCTCGCCGTCTCCGGTCCGCTGATGCTGGCCGGCATCCTGCTCTCGTTCCTGCTCGGGCGCGGGCTGAACGCGCTCGTCCTCGGCGAGGCCGAGGCCTTTCATCTCGGCGTTTCGGTGCAGCGGCTGAAGCGCTGGGCGATCTTCCTCGTCGCCGCCGTCACGGGCGCCGCGGTGGCCACGAGCGGCGTCATCGGATTTGTCGGCATCCTCGTGCCGCATCTCCTGCGCCTCGTCCTCGGCGCCGATCACCGTTTCCTGCTGCCCGGTGCGGCTCTCCTCGGCGCCGTCCTCATCGTCGTCGCCGACATGGTCGCCCGCACCATCGCCGCTCCGGCCGAGCTGCCGATCGGAATTCTCACTGCCGCCATCGGCGCACCGTTCTTCCTGTGGATGCTGCTGCGTCGCCGCAGCCATCTCGATCTGTGA
- a CDS encoding ABC transporter substrate-binding protein — translation MIDRDAMACRVVTRSLLGMMLVMALGETVDADAAEAERIVSVGGAVTEVLYELGKSDEIAAVDSTSIYPTAATAHPNVGYIRALSAEGVLALSPDLILLEEGAGPPEAVSLLDQAGVRVVHVPSGYDAAGLPAKIEAVARAVGEESEGIRLARTIETELAALKTDLAGVGRRQRVLFVLSLVDGRPMAAGAGTAADAMIALAGGDNVLSGMTGYKALSWEAVTALQPDVVLSMVRAGSSHDVDAILSQPALAATPAGRNGALIKMDAQYLLGFGPRTPTAARDLAARLYPELKLAAQ, via the coding sequence ATGATTGATCGTGATGCAATGGCCTGCCGGGTGGTGACGCGCTCGCTTCTGGGCATGATGCTGGTCATGGCGCTGGGCGAGACCGTCGACGCGGATGCCGCCGAGGCCGAGCGCATCGTCTCCGTCGGCGGGGCGGTGACGGAGGTGCTGTACGAACTGGGCAAGAGCGACGAGATCGCCGCGGTGGATTCGACCAGCATCTATCCCACTGCGGCGACCGCCCATCCCAATGTCGGCTATATCCGGGCGCTCTCGGCGGAGGGCGTGTTGGCGCTGTCACCCGATCTCATCCTTCTGGAGGAGGGGGCAGGGCCGCCGGAGGCCGTGTCGCTGCTCGACCAGGCCGGGGTGCGCGTCGTGCATGTGCCCTCGGGCTACGACGCGGCCGGTCTGCCGGCGAAGATCGAGGCCGTGGCGCGGGCCGTCGGCGAGGAGAGCGAGGGCATCCGGCTTGCCCGAACGATCGAGACGGAGCTTGCGGCATTGAAGACGGACCTTGCCGGCGTCGGACGCCGCCAGCGCGTGCTCTTCGTCCTGTCGCTGGTGGATGGTCGGCCGATGGCGGCGGGGGCCGGCACCGCAGCCGATGCGATGATCGCCCTGGCCGGCGGCGACAATGTCCTGTCCGGGATGACGGGCTACAAGGCGCTGTCCTGGGAGGCGGTGACCGCGCTGCAGCCGGACGTCGTCTTGTCCATGGTGCGGGCCGGGTCCTCGCACGATGTCGACGCGATCCTGTCGCAGCCGGCTTTGGCGGCGACGCCCGCCGGCCGCAACGGCGCGCTGATCAAGATGGACGCGCAGTATCTTCTCGGCTTCGGACCGCGCACGCCGACCGCTGCCCGGGATCTCGCCGCGCGGCTCTATCCGGAACTGAAGCTGGCCGCGCAGTGA
- a CDS encoding hemin uptake protein HemP, with amino-acid sequence MSDPIDRSPLKDLDAIGEPSQHYPLRLFQASELLGDQREVGLVHDGALYRLRLTRSGKLILTK; translated from the coding sequence ATGAGTGATCCCATCGATCGGTCGCCGCTGAAAGACCTGGACGCCATCGGCGAGCCGTCGCAGCACTATCCTCTGCGACTCTTCCAGGCATCTGAACTGCTGGGTGATCAACGGGAGGTGGGGCTTGTGCATGATGGCGCGCTGTACCGGCTGAGATTGACCCGATCGGGCAAGTTGATCCTGACAAAATGA
- a CDS encoding TonB-dependent hemoglobin/transferrin/lactoferrin family receptor: MACRGRLLAGLGSSLMISCAFIAPVLAQDAQSDAIVLQPVTLVGGTKPATATTAETPLTTRVTREELDAAQIEDADDIGRLDPAISFSEGSQSFNIRGLDRSRTLTTIDGIRVPWIEDGARGVTGGVSAFDFDTLSTLDIVKGADSSIYGAGALGGVVNLRTLNPEDLLPGNKTFGGLSKGSFDSKDQSWSVDQAIAARIDQTFMLLQGGYRDGREIENQGDIGGIGPTRSEKLPLDYDNTNVLAKIRQHVEGGHVIGITGESYDRDDDIEALTESSATYDYTARTPTRDKSNKRERLSANYEYAPEETDGTIKAAEAIIYWQRQSIDDDFSAYRLSTPAGDYRRNSQREETTYGINGSLLAGFDTGSISHGVSIGGEIFGSEASQFSSGEDTCPAPPYPPRFFTCNFLHTNQADMPETDGATVGLFIQDEIALLDSKVRVTPGLRYDWYRQTPQETDGFLANATYTGLPEESSDSALSPKLRAEWDAADAVTLFAQWAQGFRAPTATELYLSYGGPGTYLSLGNASLEPETSNGFEIGAKLGDETFGGSVNAFYNRYENFIDTVSVSPASVGLPAGLYPFGITGYVNRANVEIYGAEASAHFRLESGWHASASLAAYVGRDRDTDEHLNSIPAVKGILGLGYATDIYGADVILTAAAKRDKAENDLSKTPAYGIVDVTGWWAPDQLAGAKVKAGVYNLFDETYYDALDIPDSTTLPKEYFTEAGRTFKATVSFQF, translated from the coding sequence ATGGCTTGCCGCGGGCGCCTTTTGGCCGGACTTGGGTCCAGCCTCATGATTTCATGCGCCTTCATCGCGCCTGTCCTGGCGCAGGACGCTCAAAGCGACGCCATCGTGCTGCAGCCGGTGACGCTCGTCGGCGGCACCAAGCCCGCGACCGCGACGACCGCCGAGACGCCGCTGACGACGCGCGTCACCCGCGAAGAGCTGGACGCCGCGCAGATCGAGGACGCCGACGACATCGGACGGCTCGATCCGGCGATCTCGTTCAGCGAGGGCTCGCAGAGCTTCAACATCCGCGGCCTCGACAGGAGCCGCACGTTGACGACGATCGACGGCATCCGCGTGCCCTGGATCGAGGACGGGGCCCGCGGCGTAACGGGCGGCGTCTCCGCCTTCGACTTCGACACCCTCTCCACCCTCGACATCGTCAAGGGCGCCGATTCCAGCATCTACGGTGCCGGCGCGCTCGGCGGCGTCGTCAACCTGCGGACGCTGAATCCAGAAGATCTTCTGCCGGGCAACAAGACGTTCGGCGGGCTGTCCAAGGGCAGCTTCGACTCGAAGGATCAGAGCTGGAGCGTCGACCAGGCCATCGCCGCGCGCATCGACCAGACCTTCATGCTGCTTCAGGGTGGTTATCGCGACGGCCGCGAGATCGAGAACCAGGGCGACATCGGCGGCATCGGCCCGACGCGCAGCGAAAAGCTGCCGCTCGACTACGACAATACCAACGTCCTGGCGAAGATCCGCCAGCATGTCGAGGGCGGCCACGTCATCGGCATCACCGGAGAATCCTACGACCGCGACGATGACATCGAAGCCCTGACGGAATCGTCCGCGACCTACGACTACACGGCCAGAACCCCGACCCGCGACAAGAGCAACAAACGCGAGCGCCTTTCGGCCAATTACGAGTATGCGCCAGAAGAAACCGACGGCACGATCAAGGCGGCGGAGGCGATCATCTACTGGCAGCGCCAGTCGATCGACGATGATTTCTCGGCCTATCGGCTGAGCACGCCGGCGGGCGATTACCGACGCAACAGCCAGCGGGAGGAGACGACCTACGGCATCAATGGCAGCCTGCTCGCCGGCTTCGACACAGGCAGCATCTCCCACGGCGTCAGCATCGGCGGCGAGATTTTCGGCAGCGAGGCGTCGCAGTTCTCGAGCGGCGAAGACACGTGCCCTGCACCACCTTATCCGCCGCGCTTCTTCACCTGCAATTTCCTGCATACCAACCAGGCCGACATGCCGGAGACCGACGGGGCAACGGTCGGCCTTTTCATCCAGGACGAGATCGCCCTCCTGGACAGCAAGGTCCGCGTGACGCCGGGGCTGCGTTACGACTGGTATCGCCAGACGCCTCAGGAGACCGACGGCTTTCTCGCCAACGCGACCTATACGGGACTGCCGGAGGAATCCAGCGACTCTGCCCTGTCGCCGAAACTGCGGGCCGAATGGGACGCGGCCGATGCGGTGACCCTCTTCGCCCAATGGGCGCAAGGGTTCCGCGCGCCAACCGCGACGGAGCTCTACCTCAGCTATGGTGGCCCCGGAACCTATCTCTCGCTCGGCAATGCCAGCCTCGAGCCGGAAACGAGCAACGGCTTCGAGATCGGCGCCAAGCTCGGTGACGAGACCTTCGGCGGCTCGGTCAACGCCTTCTACAACCGCTATGAGAACTTCATCGACACTGTCTCGGTCTCCCCCGCCAGTGTCGGCCTTCCCGCCGGCCTCTATCCCTTCGGCATCACCGGCTACGTCAACCGCGCCAATGTCGAGATCTACGGCGCCGAGGCCTCGGCCCATTTCCGGCTGGAATCGGGCTGGCATGCCTCGGCCTCGCTCGCCGCCTATGTCGGTCGCGACCGCGACACCGACGAGCATCTCAACTCGATTCCGGCGGTGAAGGGCATTCTCGGCCTCGGCTATGCCACCGACATCTACGGCGCGGACGTGATCCTCACCGCCGCCGCCAAGCGCGACAAGGCCGAGAACGACTTGTCGAAGACGCCGGCCTACGGCATCGTCGACGTCACCGGCTGGTGGGCACCCGACCAGCTTGCCGGCGCCAAGGTCAAGGCTGGAGTCTACAACCTGTTCGACGAAACGTATTACGACGCGCTCGACATTCCGGACTCGACCACGCTGCCGAAGGAATACTTCACCGAGGCGGGCCGCACGTTCAAGGCGACCGTCAGCTTCCAGTTCTAG
- a CDS encoding antibiotic biosynthesis monooxygenase, with protein sequence MFIAMNRFKVAKDSTEAFEKIWLERESHLQGLPGFAEFHMLRGPDREEYVLYASHTLWHTKADFEAWTKSEAFRAAHARGNTRDRAPTYIGHPEFEGFEVFQHIVAKPAADAA encoded by the coding sequence ATGTTCATCGCCATGAACCGCTTCAAGGTCGCCAAGGACTCGACCGAGGCCTTCGAGAAGATCTGGCTGGAGCGCGAGAGCCATCTGCAGGGCCTGCCGGGTTTTGCCGAATTCCACATGCTGCGCGGCCCGGACCGCGAGGAATACGTGCTCTACGCCTCGCACACGCTCTGGCACACCAAGGCGGATTTCGAGGCCTGGACGAAGTCGGAAGCGTTCCGCGCGGCCCACGCGCGCGGCAACACGCGCGATCGCGCGCCGACATACATCGGCCATCCCGAGTTCGAGGGTTTCGAGGTGTTCCAGCACATCGTCGCCAAGCC